A single window of Nocardioides baekrokdamisoli DNA harbors:
- a CDS encoding phosphoglyceromutase: MGATLVLLRHGESEWNALNLSTGWVDVDLTEKGRDEAVNGGKLILEAGVLPDVLHTSLLRRAINTAHIALGTADRHWIPVRRDWRLNERHYGALQGRNKKDTLQTFGEEQFNLWRRSYDVPPPPLADDSEFSQVGDPRYAGIEVPKTECLKDVVDRLIPYWEGAIVPDLRAGKTVLVTAHGNSLRALVKHLDGISDADIAALNIPTAQPLVYRLDDDFRPTVAGGEYLDPEAAAAAAAAVANQGK, from the coding sequence ATGGGCGCCACCCTCGTCCTGCTCCGCCACGGCGAGAGCGAGTGGAACGCGCTCAACCTGTCCACCGGCTGGGTCGATGTCGACCTCACTGAGAAGGGTCGGGACGAAGCCGTCAACGGCGGCAAGCTCATCCTCGAGGCCGGTGTCCTCCCAGATGTCCTGCACACCTCGCTCCTGCGACGCGCGATCAACACCGCGCACATCGCGCTCGGCACCGCCGACCGGCACTGGATCCCGGTGCGACGCGACTGGCGCCTCAACGAGCGCCACTACGGCGCCCTGCAGGGACGCAACAAGAAGGACACCCTGCAGACCTTCGGCGAGGAGCAGTTCAACCTCTGGCGCCGTTCGTACGACGTCCCGCCGCCGCCGCTGGCTGACGACTCGGAGTTCTCCCAGGTCGGAGACCCGCGCTACGCGGGCATCGAGGTCCCGAAGACCGAATGCCTCAAGGACGTCGTGGATCGACTCATCCCGTACTGGGAGGGCGCGATCGTGCCGGACCTGCGTGCCGGCAAGACAGTGCTGGTGACGGCACACGGCAACAGCCTGCGGGCGCTGGTCAAGCACCTCGACGGGATCTCGGACGCGGACATCGCCGCCCTGAACATCCCCACCGCGCAGCCCCTGGTCTACCGGCTCGACGACGACTTCCGGCCGACCGTCGCCGGTGGGGAGTACCTCGACCCCGAAGCTGCGGCAGCCGCCGCCGCGGCCGTGGCCAATCAGGGGAAGTGA
- the mshA gene encoding D-inositol-3-phosphate glycosyltransferase → MQRVAMVSMHTSPLDQPGTGDAGGLNVYVLELSRRLADAGIEVDLFTRRTSPSAPSSVDYADGITIRHLEAGPVRPVAKEALAELVPAFAAALAQTDDRAYDLIHSHYWLSGRASLMASRRWDAPLVHSMHTTARMKNLTLAVGDRAEPRSRVLGEEFIAANADLLIANTDAEASHLISAYGADSDRVTVVHPGVNLSTFRPDVTARAALGLNADAIVLAFVGRLQPLKAPDVLLRAVAVMLARNPSLRPRLVVPIIGGPSGAGPDVSLPGLVRELGIGDVVRLLPPLAHAELARWYAASTLVAVPSYSETFGLVALEAQAAGTPVVAAAVGGLRTAVREGISGLLVDGHSAEAWASALTRGIAQRERLAVGTRPHAAAFSWEATAARMIGAYECVTSASLIDEEMTA, encoded by the coding sequence GTGCAGCGTGTCGCGATGGTGAGCATGCACACGTCACCGCTGGACCAGCCCGGGACCGGTGACGCCGGCGGCCTCAACGTGTACGTCCTCGAGCTCTCCCGACGGCTGGCGGATGCGGGCATCGAGGTCGATCTCTTCACCCGACGGACGTCACCGTCGGCGCCTTCCTCGGTCGACTACGCCGACGGCATCACCATCCGGCACCTCGAGGCGGGTCCCGTCCGCCCGGTTGCCAAGGAGGCGCTCGCAGAACTGGTGCCCGCCTTCGCCGCTGCGCTCGCACAGACCGATGACCGCGCGTACGACTTGATCCACTCCCACTACTGGCTCTCGGGCCGCGCCAGCCTGATGGCGTCGCGACGCTGGGACGCGCCGCTGGTGCACTCGATGCACACCACCGCCCGGATGAAGAACCTCACGCTGGCCGTCGGCGACCGGGCCGAGCCGCGCTCGCGCGTCCTCGGTGAGGAGTTCATCGCAGCGAACGCCGACCTGCTGATCGCCAACACCGATGCTGAGGCGAGCCACCTGATCAGCGCGTACGGCGCTGACTCGGATCGTGTGACCGTGGTGCACCCCGGCGTGAACCTGTCGACCTTCCGCCCGGATGTGACCGCGCGTGCGGCACTCGGTCTCAACGCAGATGCGATCGTGCTGGCGTTCGTCGGTCGTCTGCAGCCGTTGAAGGCCCCCGATGTACTCCTGCGGGCAGTGGCCGTGATGCTGGCCCGCAACCCCTCCTTGCGACCGCGACTGGTGGTGCCGATCATCGGTGGACCGTCCGGCGCCGGCCCCGACGTCTCGCTGCCGGGGCTGGTCCGCGAGTTGGGCATCGGCGATGTTGTACGCCTGCTGCCACCGCTCGCCCATGCCGAACTCGCGCGCTGGTACGCCGCATCCACGTTGGTGGCCGTGCCGTCCTACAGCGAGACGTTCGGACTGGTGGCACTGGAAGCCCAGGCCGCCGGCACGCCTGTGGTCGCGGCCGCCGTCGGGGGACTGCGTACGGCCGTGCGTGAGGGGATCTCCGGGCTTCTCGTCGACGGGCACTCGGCCGAGGCCTGGGCCAGCGCCCTCACCCGGGGGATCGCTCAGCGCGAGCGGCTCGCGGTCGGTACTCGGCCCCACGCGGCGGCCTTCTCCTGGGAGGCGACTGCGGCGAGGATGATCGGTGCGTACGAATGTGTCACCAGCGCGAGCCTGATCGACGAGGAGATGACCGCATGA
- a CDS encoding DMT family transporter, translated as MQPSTTPPDVRPHLSARISSPLGAPLVAAGITVVLWASAFVAIRHLAGTFAPGSLAFGRLGLGAICLGVIAGRGGLPKATPRQWLGIVIVGALWYATYHVALNAGEHHVDAGTASMLILCAPVFVAGLAAVFLKEPMTRTIAVGLGLAMAGGALIAFSGSGGGDQRLLGAGLCLISAIAASVAMIVQKSLLAGLKALPLTWMTVTVGAVICLPFVGQFVGDVRHASGSSILWLVFLGVFPTAIAYTTYGYALSQMSATQAGILTYLIPPITIVLGLVFLGEAPPALAYVGGAVTLTGVVIARRK; from the coding sequence ATGCAGCCCTCCACGACACCGCCCGACGTACGTCCTCACCTTTCGGCCCGGATTTCCTCACCTCTGGGCGCACCACTCGTCGCGGCAGGCATCACCGTGGTCCTCTGGGCGTCCGCGTTCGTCGCGATCCGACACCTCGCCGGGACATTCGCGCCGGGCTCGCTGGCCTTCGGTCGACTCGGCCTCGGTGCCATCTGCCTGGGTGTCATCGCTGGTCGCGGTGGACTGCCGAAGGCCACCCCGCGGCAGTGGCTGGGCATCGTGATCGTCGGGGCACTCTGGTACGCCACGTATCACGTGGCTCTCAACGCCGGTGAACATCACGTCGACGCCGGCACCGCCTCGATGCTGATCCTGTGCGCACCGGTGTTCGTAGCCGGTCTGGCGGCGGTGTTCCTCAAGGAGCCGATGACCCGCACGATCGCGGTCGGCCTCGGACTGGCGATGGCCGGTGGTGCCCTGATCGCCTTCTCCGGCAGTGGTGGCGGCGACCAGCGCCTCCTCGGCGCCGGGCTGTGCCTGATCAGCGCGATCGCCGCCTCCGTGGCGATGATCGTGCAGAAGAGTCTGCTCGCCGGCCTGAAGGCACTGCCGCTGACCTGGATGACCGTGACCGTCGGCGCCGTGATCTGTCTGCCGTTCGTGGGTCAGTTCGTCGGGGACGTACGCCACGCGTCGGGGTCATCGATCCTGTGGCTGGTCTTCCTGGGCGTGTTCCCGACCGCGATCGCCTACACGACGTACGGCTACGCGCTGAGCCAGATGAGTGCCACCCAGGCCGGCATCCTGACCTACCTGATCCCGCCGATCACGATCGTGCTCGGACTCGTCTTCCTCGGCGAGGCACCGCCGGCCCTGGCGTACGTGGGTGGCGCGGTCACGCTGACCGGCGTGGTCATCGCTCGCCGGAAGTGA
- the phoU gene encoding phosphate signaling complex protein PhoU, with translation MTYVFQSQIDSVLTDLAGVCREVETLVRDATEALLTARADIAERVIDADGGIDAARQNVEDAALEILSLQAPVATNLRIIVAALAIVTDLDRMGDLAVHVAKIARLRTPVVAVPDVVRPIIEQMAEVAEKMVALTARVIDDRDLALAEDLREHDDVMDELRRETFQRVLAGEWSGGVEAAVDMALLSRYYERIADHAVAVADRVHFIVTGENPA, from the coding sequence GTGACGTACGTCTTCCAGTCACAGATCGATTCTGTGCTCACCGACCTCGCAGGGGTGTGTCGGGAGGTCGAGACGTTGGTTCGCGACGCCACCGAGGCACTGCTGACAGCGCGTGCCGACATCGCGGAGCGGGTGATCGACGCTGACGGCGGCATCGACGCCGCTCGCCAGAACGTCGAGGACGCCGCCCTGGAGATCCTGTCCCTGCAGGCGCCGGTGGCGACCAACCTGCGCATCATCGTGGCCGCACTGGCCATCGTCACCGACCTCGACCGCATGGGTGACCTCGCGGTCCACGTCGCCAAGATCGCGCGACTGCGTACGCCCGTGGTGGCGGTTCCGGACGTTGTCCGGCCGATCATCGAGCAGATGGCGGAGGTCGCGGAGAAGATGGTCGCGCTGACCGCCCGGGTCATCGATGACCGTGACCTTGCCCTGGCGGAGGATCTCCGTGAGCACGACGACGTCATGGACGAACTGCGGCGCGAGACGTTCCAACGCGTGTTGGCCGGCGAGTGGTCCGGCGGTGTCGAAGCTGCCGTCGACATGGCGCTCCTGAGCCGCTACTACGAGCGCATCGCCGACCACGCCGTCGCGGTGGCCGATCGCGTGCACTTCATCGTCACCGGCGAGAACCCCGCCTGA
- a CDS encoding IspD/TarI family cytidylyltransferase — translation MSKAAIVILAAGSGSRVGAEVNKILLDLGSHPVIAHSVITALQVPDVAAVVLVARPGEEGAIAEAVTPVIGDREVLLIAGGEERQDSERAALDVLRPRVTSGEVDVIAIHDGARPFASVELYQAVISTARTHGGAIPGVPLSSVLTTDLKPVEGTLVGVQTPQAFRATALLAAYDRGGNTATDTAAALADDVVVRAVPGTSHNFKITWPEDVRAAERLIRGS, via the coding sequence TGGGTGCAGAGGTCAACAAGATCCTCCTCGATCTCGGCTCTCACCCGGTGATCGCGCACAGCGTCATCACCGCACTGCAGGTCCCCGACGTCGCCGCGGTGGTGCTGGTCGCGCGGCCCGGCGAGGAGGGTGCGATCGCCGAAGCCGTCACACCGGTGATCGGTGACCGCGAGGTCTTGCTGATCGCCGGCGGCGAGGAACGGCAGGACAGCGAACGCGCAGCCCTCGACGTCCTGCGACCACGGGTCACTTCCGGTGAGGTCGACGTGATCGCCATTCACGACGGCGCCAGGCCGTTCGCGTCCGTCGAGCTCTATCAGGCGGTCATCTCGACCGCGCGTACGCACGGCGGCGCGATCCCTGGAGTCCCGCTGTCGTCGGTCCTCACGACCGACCTCAAGCCCGTCGAGGGAACGCTCGTCGGCGTCCAGACCCCGCAGGCGTTCCGTGCGACCGCGTTGCTGGCCGCGTACGACCGTGGCGGCAACACCGCAACGGACACCGCCGCAGCCCTCGCCGATGACGTGGTCGTACGTGCCGTGCCCGGCACCTCGCACAACTTCAAGATCACCTGGCCCGAGGACGTACGCGCCGCGGAGCGCCTGATCAGGGGGTCGTGA
- a CDS encoding aspartate/glutamate racemase family protein: MKTIGLIGGMSWESSAAYYEGLNKGIQARLGGLHSAKIVMNSVDLGELNDLQEQGDWDRIGAILSEAAQSVERAGADFILLCTLSFHHVFDAVAASVNVPLIGIAGAIEDACKAAGYSTVGLLGTKFTLENNFFAELLSDRGLDVNLPDEIHVDSLDRIIYEELVFRTVKPGSRKRVLTIIDEIWDSGVDAILLGATELSLLVRPDDVDVPVIDVISVHVEAALDRALA, translated from the coding sequence GTGAAGACGATCGGCCTCATCGGTGGCATGAGCTGGGAATCCAGTGCTGCGTACTACGAGGGACTGAACAAGGGCATCCAGGCACGACTGGGCGGTCTTCACTCCGCCAAGATCGTGATGAATTCGGTCGACCTCGGCGAACTCAACGACCTGCAAGAGCAGGGCGACTGGGACCGCATCGGCGCCATCCTGTCGGAGGCCGCCCAGAGCGTCGAGCGCGCAGGAGCCGACTTCATCCTGCTCTGCACGCTGTCCTTCCACCACGTCTTCGACGCCGTCGCCGCGTCCGTGAACGTGCCGCTGATCGGCATCGCCGGCGCCATCGAGGACGCCTGCAAGGCTGCGGGCTACTCGACCGTGGGCCTGCTCGGCACCAAGTTCACCCTGGAGAACAACTTCTTCGCCGAGCTGCTGTCCGACCGGGGCCTGGACGTCAACCTCCCCGACGAGATCCATGTCGACTCGCTCGACCGGATCATCTACGAGGAGCTCGTCTTCCGTACGGTCAAGCCGGGCTCGCGCAAGCGCGTACTCACCATCATCGACGAGATCTGGGACTCAGGCGTCGACGCGATCCTCCTCGGCGCGACCGAGCTCTCGCTGCTCGTACGCCCCGATGACGTGGATGTCCCCGTCATCGACGTCATCTCCGTGCACGTCGAGGCCGCCCTCGACCGCGCACTTGCCTGA
- a CDS encoding CarD family transcriptional regulator — MSFTVGETVVYPNHGAAVIEAVEMRTIKGEERQYLVLRIVAQQDLVVRVPACNLDLVGVRDVVDQAGLDKVFSILRADHVEEPTNWSRRYKANLEKLHSGDVNKVSEVVRDLWRRERDRGLSAGEKRMLAKARQILVSELALAEKTNEDKAEALLDEVLAS; from the coding sequence ATGAGCTTCACCGTCGGCGAGACCGTCGTCTACCCGAACCATGGCGCCGCAGTCATCGAGGCAGTCGAGATGCGCACGATCAAGGGGGAGGAGCGACAGTATCTGGTTCTCCGGATCGTCGCCCAGCAGGACCTCGTCGTCCGCGTCCCGGCGTGCAACCTCGACCTCGTCGGCGTACGCGACGTCGTCGACCAGGCTGGCCTGGACAAGGTGTTCTCGATCCTGCGCGCCGACCACGTCGAGGAGCCGACCAACTGGTCGCGTCGCTACAAGGCAAACCTCGAGAAGTTGCACAGCGGTGACGTCAACAAGGTCTCCGAGGTCGTCCGCGACCTGTGGCGTCGTGAGCGCGACCGCGGCCTGTCCGCCGGTGAGAAGCGCATGCTCGCGAAGGCCCGCCAGATTCTCGTCTCCGAATTGGCTCTCGCCGAGAAGACGAACGAGGACAAGGCCGAGGCTCTGCTGGACGAAGTGCTGGCCTCCTGA
- a CDS encoding UbiA family prenyltransferase: MSTNERAPAGGAFLQVLQAGHVRLGLLTAIALAATAHLIHRPLSQVGWIFATVLLGQLLIGWHNDLTDERDDARHERTGKPLVTGPLTARELWILLSIGGIGLIPLATAVGTKAGLFYIGSVLVAMTGNVVLRTGPFSVVSWVCSYALLSFYLSFSGAGRHAAGRPPQWEMVGCFALTGIGIHIAVALWGLVADAADGWTYLPLQLGRKFGATQTMAMVIFYLAGIGVAVAYVAHTHGFSR, encoded by the coding sequence ATGAGCACGAATGAGCGAGCACCCGCGGGCGGCGCATTCCTGCAGGTCCTGCAGGCCGGACATGTGCGGCTGGGATTGCTGACCGCGATCGCTCTCGCTGCGACGGCGCACCTGATCCATCGGCCCCTCAGCCAGGTCGGCTGGATCTTCGCGACCGTGCTGCTCGGGCAGCTCCTGATCGGGTGGCACAACGACCTCACCGACGAACGCGATGACGCCCGTCATGAGCGCACCGGGAAGCCGTTGGTCACCGGGCCGCTCACGGCGCGAGAGCTGTGGATCCTGTTGTCCATCGGCGGCATCGGGCTGATCCCGCTCGCCACCGCGGTCGGCACCAAGGCCGGACTGTTCTACATCGGCAGCGTCCTGGTCGCCATGACCGGCAACGTGGTGCTTCGCACCGGCCCGTTCAGTGTCGTCTCGTGGGTGTGTTCGTACGCGCTCCTGTCGTTCTATCTCTCCTTCTCCGGCGCGGGCCGGCACGCGGCCGGTCGACCGCCGCAGTGGGAGATGGTCGGCTGCTTCGCACTCACCGGGATCGGCATCCACATCGCAGTCGCCCTGTGGGGGCTGGTCGCCGACGCCGCCGACGGCTGGACGTACCTGCCGTTGCAACTGGGGCGGAAGTTCGGCGCGACCCAGACCATGGCGATGGTGATCTTCTATCTGGCAGGAATCGGGGTCGCGGTGGCGTACGTGGCCCACACCCACGGATTCAGTCGCTGA
- a CDS encoding response regulator transcription factor, whose protein sequence is MTRVLVVEDEESYSEALSYMLRKEGYEVAVADNGADALKEFDRNGADIVLLDVMLPGIPGTEVCRQIRQVSTVPVIMVSAKDDEVDKVVGLELGADDYVTKPYSPRELVARIRAVLRRGQETDLSPATLEAGPVRMDVERHVVTVNGSEQRLPLKEFELLEMFLRNPGRVLTRGQLIDRVWGSDYVGDTKTLDVHVKRLRAKLEPDPSEPKFLVTVRGLGYKLDL, encoded by the coding sequence ATGACGCGAGTACTTGTCGTTGAGGACGAAGAGAGTTACAGCGAGGCGCTGTCGTACATGCTCCGCAAGGAGGGGTACGAGGTGGCCGTCGCCGACAACGGCGCGGATGCGTTGAAGGAGTTCGACCGCAACGGCGCCGACATCGTGCTGCTGGACGTGATGCTGCCCGGGATCCCCGGGACCGAGGTCTGCCGGCAGATCCGCCAGGTGTCGACGGTGCCGGTGATCATGGTCAGCGCCAAGGACGACGAGGTCGACAAGGTCGTCGGTCTCGAACTCGGCGCCGACGACTACGTCACCAAGCCGTACTCGCCGCGCGAACTCGTCGCCCGGATCCGCGCCGTTCTCCGCCGTGGCCAGGAGACCGACCTCTCCCCCGCGACGCTGGAAGCCGGGCCCGTCCGGATGGACGTCGAGCGCCACGTCGTCACCGTGAACGGCTCCGAGCAGCGGCTGCCGCTCAAGGAGTTCGAACTCCTCGAGATGTTCCTGCGCAACCCGGGTCGCGTACTCACCCGTGGACAGTTGATCGACCGCGTCTGGGGATCCGACTACGTCGGCGACACCAAGACGCTCGACGTCCACGTGAAGCGGCTGCGTGCCAAGCTCGAGCCCGACCCGTCGGAGCCGAAGTTCCTCGTCACGGTCCGCGGCCTCGGTTACAAGCTCGACCTCTGA
- a CDS encoding SDR family NAD(P)-dependent oxidoreductase, with translation MNDDRNQKTAVVTGASSGIGAATARRLADDGYRVILAARRTDRIEALAAEIGGISITTDVTDAASVAALAEAVGPHLDVLVNNAGGAYGLSPVAAADTDEWRRMYDVNVLGVMQVTRAVLPALIASGAGAIVTVGSTAGLVAYEGGAGYNAAKFGVRAVMEALRLEVFDQPVRVMEIDPGMVHTEEFSLTRFGGDQARADAAYAGVAEPLVAEDIADAISWMVTRPAHVNIDRLVIKPRAQAAAHKVDRRS, from the coding sequence TTGAACGACGACCGCAACCAGAAGACCGCCGTTGTCACGGGGGCCTCCAGCGGCATCGGAGCCGCCACCGCACGGCGTCTGGCCGACGACGGCTACCGCGTGATTCTCGCGGCGCGGCGCACCGACCGGATCGAGGCCCTGGCGGCTGAGATCGGTGGGATCTCCATCACCACCGACGTGACGGACGCAGCATCCGTCGCCGCGCTGGCAGAGGCCGTCGGACCGCACCTCGATGTCCTGGTCAACAACGCCGGCGGCGCGTACGGGCTGAGCCCGGTTGCCGCCGCGGACACCGACGAGTGGCGTCGGATGTACGACGTGAACGTGCTCGGAGTCATGCAGGTGACCCGTGCCGTGCTGCCCGCGCTGATTGCCTCCGGGGCCGGAGCGATCGTGACGGTCGGCTCGACCGCCGGCCTGGTGGCTTACGAGGGCGGCGCGGGCTACAACGCCGCCAAGTTCGGCGTACGAGCGGTCATGGAGGCGCTGCGGCTCGAGGTCTTCGACCAGCCCGTGCGGGTGATGGAGATCGATCCGGGCATGGTACACACCGAGGAGTTCTCACTGACCCGGTTCGGAGGGGACCAGGCTCGGGCTGACGCCGCGTACGCCGGGGTGGCCGAACCGCTGGTCGCCGAGGACATCGCCGATGCGATCTCGTGGATGGTGACCCGACCAGCCCACGTGAACATTGACCGACTCGTGATCAAACCCCGTGCGCAGGCGGCCGCGCACAAGGTCGATCGACGCTCCTAG
- a CDS encoding type III secretion system chaperone family protein, producing MIEVVRAWLSTNEIEATEEQLETGEVKISFTLPGTKKLQTPVRLDLGRHALGIHAFVCRRPDENFEAVYRFLLEQNMRLFGVAYGLDSDGDIYLDARLPLSAVNADDLDRLLGSVLTYADEAFNVLLELGFSTSIRKEWAWREARGESTANLEAFRHLRG from the coding sequence ATGATCGAGGTCGTCCGGGCGTGGCTTTCCACGAATGAGATCGAAGCCACCGAGGAGCAACTGGAGACGGGCGAGGTCAAGATTTCCTTCACGCTGCCGGGGACCAAGAAGTTGCAGACTCCGGTGCGCCTCGATCTGGGCCGCCACGCACTCGGCATCCACGCTTTCGTCTGTCGTCGGCCCGACGAGAACTTCGAGGCGGTGTATCGCTTCCTCCTCGAGCAGAACATGCGCCTCTTCGGGGTTGCGTACGGGCTCGACAGCGACGGCGACATCTACCTCGACGCGCGACTGCCGCTGAGTGCCGTCAACGCCGACGACCTCGACCGCCTGCTCGGCTCGGTGCTGACGTACGCCGACGAGGCCTTCAACGTGCTGCTGGAACTGGGCTTCTCGACGTCGATCCGCAAGGAATGGGCCTGGCGCGAGGCGCGCGGCGAATCAACCGCCAATCTCGAGGCCTTCCGCCACCTGCGCGGCTAA
- a CDS encoding sensor histidine kinase, translating into MSPTTQAFLAAVLGAVVAAVAVYAWHVTDRQQQALPPAPTPDVPPEVATVLSVLRSSAVIVDQDDSVLKASAPAYALGLVRGTSLLSVELLDLVRQVRRDGQIRETEVLIARTNATPRHVTARIAPIGSRLVLVLVEDRTRERRIEAVRRDFVANVSHELKTPVGAIRVLADAVSEAADDPEAVRRFSHRMLTESDRLTALVLQIIELSRLQGDEPLESPEVVDVDQIIASAADTTSVDAARKGISIRVGGTNGLKVFGAEEQVLAAVTNLVSNAVAYSDVGLSVTIAARASDDNVEISVIDQGIGIAPAEIDRIFERFYRVDPARHRSTGGTGLGLSIVKHVAATHGGDVKVWSSPGRGSTFTLILPQHIAAPTADEADHEPLAPELSGVSREDRS; encoded by the coding sequence GTGAGCCCGACGACGCAGGCGTTCCTTGCCGCCGTTCTGGGCGCCGTCGTCGCTGCGGTTGCCGTCTATGCGTGGCACGTGACCGACCGTCAGCAGCAGGCCCTCCCCCCGGCACCGACTCCGGACGTCCCGCCCGAGGTGGCGACCGTGCTGTCCGTGCTGCGTTCGAGCGCGGTGATCGTGGACCAGGACGACTCGGTCCTCAAAGCCTCCGCGCCCGCGTACGCGCTCGGCCTTGTGCGCGGCACGTCCCTGCTGTCGGTCGAGCTCCTCGATCTGGTCCGACAGGTACGCCGCGACGGTCAGATCCGCGAGACAGAGGTGCTGATCGCGCGTACGAACGCGACGCCCCGCCACGTCACCGCCCGCATCGCCCCCATCGGCAGTCGTCTGGTGCTGGTGCTGGTCGAGGACCGTACGCGCGAGCGCCGGATCGAAGCCGTCCGCCGCGACTTCGTCGCCAACGTCTCCCACGAACTCAAGACGCCGGTCGGCGCGATCCGGGTCCTGGCGGACGCGGTCTCCGAGGCAGCCGACGACCCCGAAGCAGTCCGCCGCTTCAGCCACCGGATGCTCACCGAGTCCGATCGGTTGACGGCACTGGTCCTGCAGATCATCGAGCTGTCCCGGCTCCAGGGCGACGAGCCCCTCGAATCGCCCGAGGTCGTGGACGTGGACCAGATCATCGCGAGCGCCGCGGACACCACCTCGGTGGACGCTGCTCGGAAGGGCATCTCGATCCGGGTCGGTGGCACCAACGGACTCAAGGTCTTCGGCGCCGAGGAGCAGGTGCTGGCAGCCGTCACCAACCTGGTCAGCAACGCCGTCGCGTACTCCGATGTCGGCCTGAGCGTGACGATCGCTGCCCGGGCCAGCGACGACAACGTCGAGATCTCCGTGATCGACCAGGGCATCGGCATCGCTCCGGCGGAGATCGACCGCATCTTCGAGCGCTTCTACCGGGTCGACCCGGCACGCCACCGTTCGACCGGCGGCACGGGCCTCGGCCTCTCGATCGTGAAGCACGTCGCCGCCACCCACGGCGGTGACGTCAAGGTGTGGTCCTCGCCCGGACGCGGATCCACCTTCACCCTGATCCTTCCGCAACACATCGCGGCCCCCACCGCTGATGAGGCTGACCACGAACCCCTTGCGCCCGAACTGAGTGGCGTGAGCAGAGAGGACCGCTCATGA
- a CDS encoding 2-C-methyl-D-erythritol 4-phosphate cytidylyltransferase: MDMALGTVVEVDRGSLPFALIHGEALVAAAVWALGEAEVLPVDLPVTWDAIAEAEEAYVLHDALCPMTPPAFIAECVETALARDAVVIAVRPVTDTVKRLDGDVVVETVDRDGLVEVVSPIVLPAAVVSTLAQAPITDFAQLAADLAKTYPIVTLTAPASAARVRSLEDVRHLEALTTP, translated from the coding sequence ATGGACATGGCTCTCGGGACCGTCGTTGAGGTCGACCGTGGCTCGTTGCCGTTCGCACTGATCCACGGCGAGGCGCTTGTCGCGGCTGCCGTCTGGGCGCTCGGCGAAGCCGAGGTGCTCCCGGTGGACCTTCCGGTGACGTGGGACGCCATCGCGGAGGCCGAGGAGGCGTACGTGCTCCACGATGCCCTGTGTCCGATGACCCCGCCGGCGTTCATCGCCGAGTGTGTGGAGACCGCTCTGGCCCGTGATGCGGTCGTGATCGCCGTACGTCCGGTCACCGACACCGTGAAGCGCCTTGACGGCGACGTGGTCGTCGAGACCGTCGATCGCGACGGACTCGTGGAAGTGGTCTCGCCGATCGTCCTGCCGGCAGCCGTCGTCTCGACGCTCGCGCAGGCACCGATCACCGACTTCGCCCAGCTGGCGGCAGACCTTGCGAAGACCTACCCGATCGTGACCCTGACGGCGCCGGCGAGTGCCGCGCGGGTGCGATCGCTCGAGGACGTACGCCACCTCGAGGCGCTCACGACCCCCTGA